A single genomic interval of Pomacea canaliculata isolate SZHN2017 linkage group LG5, ASM307304v1, whole genome shotgun sequence harbors:
- the LOC112563768 gene encoding ceramide kinase-like isoform X1, with product MDDSLHTFDENGIPLPKDKPPSARSAERRKKSDGRTSSRPKSTPAASLLNDSVEITSQNGELSDMFHMNGHGLDVTASFVVGEVRWDYMNKDRMRKRSGNLTSFFRRRRSSSSTRELQNHVKLSKVFGACIKRRQKAGQKENEGYVLGIGLFTFEHKDPNVMQVKEVYFEHPSVEICTKWTQQLGDYIYSIPNRPKNVKLFLQRHAGDNHGKSIYKSKILPIFKTACIAVDLSEIVSSEQVMQDMMHINLDDFDCIIAMGGDGTVNAVMNALLNKSQKEADVEMKHGFMPVKALKPLGIIPVGKTNHIAHSVMGTADPATAALHIVFGHWTPVDVCSIYTPEIFTQWAFNCQYGFAGNVLKFMTRYSALGSRKIEAAFLKALTSSKLRSYDCEIEYIPSPNVTSQNMSQVCRTGCQLCSGIKQERESSSPVKDVVQELHLDDSTSSIGSVIELSQESPWSTVKGSFMNVCIFSLPGNCDIAPQGLSKFTHLSDGNIDLVLVKKCDRKDFIRFLRRHGNSKNQFDLPFIQVIRCKEVRFRPRIPSSWNYNDHSFSEIQYQMSQAEKLKKGFRSVEVINDLDSNMSSPERQMTTKTISVQALDVSDDDDDNDDDADDIMELGSRYASGQRDGNETENSIPAAREGKCSEIYEKDEPSKFQYVGTQYRQTFAEAEIKEDRR from the exons ATGGATGACAGCTTACACACCTTTGACGAAAATGGCATTCCATTACCCAAAGATAAGCCGCCGTCTGCACGTTCAGCGGAGCGCAGGAAAAAGTCTGATGGGCGGACGTCTTCTAGACCGAAAAGCACTCCAGCAGCAAGTCTTTTAAACGATTCTGTCGAAATAACAAGCCAGAATGGGGAGCTGTCCGATATGTTCCATATGAATGGACATGGGCTTGATGTAACAGCCTCATTCGTTGTCGGGGAAGTCCGATGGGACTACATGAACAAAGACA GAATGCGCAAAAGATCTGGGAACTTGACATCATTTTTTAGAAGGCGTCGGTCTTCATCTTCCACCAGAGAATTACAAAATCATGTCAAACTGTCAAAAGTATTTGGTGCTTGCATAAAACGTCGCCAAAAAGCAGGACAGAAGGAGAATGAAGGATATGTGTTAGGAATTGGCCTTTTCACATTTGAACATAAAGACCCTAATGTTATGCAAGTGAAAGAAGTTTACTTTGAACACCCAAGTGTAGAGATATGTACAAAATGGACACAACAATTAGGAGATTATATATATT CAATTCCAAATCGACCAAAGAATGTAAAACTATTTCTCCAAAGACATGCTGGCGACAACCATGGAAAGAGCATATACAAGAGTAAAATTCTTCCTATCTTCAAAACAGCTTGCATAGCTGTGGACCTTAGCG AGATTGTGAGCAGTGAGCAGGTGATGCAGGACATGATGCATATTAACTTGGATGATTTTGACTG CATAATTGCAATGGGAGGAGATGGCACAGTGAATGCTGTAATGAATGCTCTTTTGAACAAATCACAGAAGGAAGCTGATGTGGAAATGAAACATGGGTTCATGCCTGTAAAGGCACTTAAACCACTTGGCATCATTCCAGTAG gcAAAACTAATCACATTGCACACTCAGTCATGGGCACTGCAGATCCAGCTACTGCAGCACTGCATATAGTATTTG gACACTGGACTCCTGTTGATGTGTGCTCCATCTACACACCCGAAATATTTACTCAGTGGGCTTTCAACTGTCAATATGGGTTTGCTGGAAATGTCCTGAAATTCATGACACGCTACAGTGCACTTGGTTCAAGAAAGATCGAGGCTGCATTTCTAAAAGCACTGACATCTTCAAAGCTGAG GTCATATGACTGCGAAATTGAATACATCCCCTCACCCAATGTCACAAGTCAAAATATGTCTCAGGTTTGTAGAACAGG GTGTCAGTTGTGCAGTGGTATTAAACAGGAGCGGGAATCTTCCAGTCCTGTCAAAGATGTAGTGCAGGAGCTACATCTTGATGACTCCACATCCAGCATAGGATCTGTGATTG AACTTAGTCAAGAGAGTCCGTGGAGTACAGTCAAAGGCAGCTtcatgaatgtgtgtatattttccTTACCTGGGAACTGTGACATTGCACCACAAGGTCTTAGTAAGTTTACTCATCTGTCTGATGGCAACATTGACTTAGTTCTCGTAAAGAAGTGTGATCGCAAGGACTTCATCCGATTTCTTAGGAGGCATGGAAACTCAAAAAATCAG TTTGACCTCCCTTTCATCCAAGTCATCCGTTGTAAGGAGGTCCGCTTCCGACCTCGGATACCCTCCAGTTGGAACTACAATGACCACAGCTTCTCCGAAATTCAGTACCAGATGTCTCAGGCAGAGAAACTGAAAAAGGGATTTAGGTCTGTAGAAGTCATCAATGATCTGGATAGTAACATGTCAAGCCCTGAGCGACAGATGACTACTAAAACCATAAGTGTGCAGGCTTTGGACgttagtgatgatgatgacgacaatgatgatgatgctgatgacatAATGGAGCTTGGATCAAGGTATGCATCTGGCCAAAGAGATGGCAATGAGACAGAAAACTCCATTCCTGCTGCTCGAGAAGGG
- the LOC112563768 gene encoding ceramide kinase-like isoform X2, which yields MDDSLHTFDENGIPLPKDKPPSARSAERRKKSDGRTSSRPKSTPAASLLNDSVEITSQNGELSDMFHMNGHGLDVTASFVVGEVRWDYMNKDRMRKRSGNLTSFFRRRRSSSSTRELQNHVKLSKVFGACIKRRQKAGQKENEGYVLGIGLFTFEHKDPNVMQVKEVYFEHPSVEICTKWTQQLGDYIYSIPNRPKNVKLFLQRHAGDNHGKSIYKSKILPIFKTACIAVDLSEIVSSEQVMQDMMHINLDDFDCIIAMGGDGTVNAVMNALLNKSQKEADVEMKHGFMPVKALKPLGIIPVGKTNHIAHSVMGTADPATAALHIVFGHWTPVDVCSIYTPEIFTQWAFNCQYGFAGNVLKFMTRYSALGSRKIEAAFLKALTSSKLRSYDCEIEYIPSPNVTSQNMSQVCRTGCQLCSGIKQERESSSPVKDVVQELHLDDSTSSIGSVIELSQESPWSTVKGSFMNVCIFSLPGNCDIAPQGLSKFTHLSDGNIDLVLVKKCDRKDFIRFLRRHGNSKNQFDLPFIQVIRCKEVRFRPRIPSSWNYNDHSFSEIQYQMSQAEKLKKGFRSVEVINDLDSNMSSPERQMTTKTISVQALDVSDDDDDNDDDADDIMELGSRYASGQRDGNETENSIPAAREGDEPSKFQYVGTQYRQTFAEAEIKEDRR from the exons ATGGATGACAGCTTACACACCTTTGACGAAAATGGCATTCCATTACCCAAAGATAAGCCGCCGTCTGCACGTTCAGCGGAGCGCAGGAAAAAGTCTGATGGGCGGACGTCTTCTAGACCGAAAAGCACTCCAGCAGCAAGTCTTTTAAACGATTCTGTCGAAATAACAAGCCAGAATGGGGAGCTGTCCGATATGTTCCATATGAATGGACATGGGCTTGATGTAACAGCCTCATTCGTTGTCGGGGAAGTCCGATGGGACTACATGAACAAAGACA GAATGCGCAAAAGATCTGGGAACTTGACATCATTTTTTAGAAGGCGTCGGTCTTCATCTTCCACCAGAGAATTACAAAATCATGTCAAACTGTCAAAAGTATTTGGTGCTTGCATAAAACGTCGCCAAAAAGCAGGACAGAAGGAGAATGAAGGATATGTGTTAGGAATTGGCCTTTTCACATTTGAACATAAAGACCCTAATGTTATGCAAGTGAAAGAAGTTTACTTTGAACACCCAAGTGTAGAGATATGTACAAAATGGACACAACAATTAGGAGATTATATATATT CAATTCCAAATCGACCAAAGAATGTAAAACTATTTCTCCAAAGACATGCTGGCGACAACCATGGAAAGAGCATATACAAGAGTAAAATTCTTCCTATCTTCAAAACAGCTTGCATAGCTGTGGACCTTAGCG AGATTGTGAGCAGTGAGCAGGTGATGCAGGACATGATGCATATTAACTTGGATGATTTTGACTG CATAATTGCAATGGGAGGAGATGGCACAGTGAATGCTGTAATGAATGCTCTTTTGAACAAATCACAGAAGGAAGCTGATGTGGAAATGAAACATGGGTTCATGCCTGTAAAGGCACTTAAACCACTTGGCATCATTCCAGTAG gcAAAACTAATCACATTGCACACTCAGTCATGGGCACTGCAGATCCAGCTACTGCAGCACTGCATATAGTATTTG gACACTGGACTCCTGTTGATGTGTGCTCCATCTACACACCCGAAATATTTACTCAGTGGGCTTTCAACTGTCAATATGGGTTTGCTGGAAATGTCCTGAAATTCATGACACGCTACAGTGCACTTGGTTCAAGAAAGATCGAGGCTGCATTTCTAAAAGCACTGACATCTTCAAAGCTGAG GTCATATGACTGCGAAATTGAATACATCCCCTCACCCAATGTCACAAGTCAAAATATGTCTCAGGTTTGTAGAACAGG GTGTCAGTTGTGCAGTGGTATTAAACAGGAGCGGGAATCTTCCAGTCCTGTCAAAGATGTAGTGCAGGAGCTACATCTTGATGACTCCACATCCAGCATAGGATCTGTGATTG AACTTAGTCAAGAGAGTCCGTGGAGTACAGTCAAAGGCAGCTtcatgaatgtgtgtatattttccTTACCTGGGAACTGTGACATTGCACCACAAGGTCTTAGTAAGTTTACTCATCTGTCTGATGGCAACATTGACTTAGTTCTCGTAAAGAAGTGTGATCGCAAGGACTTCATCCGATTTCTTAGGAGGCATGGAAACTCAAAAAATCAG TTTGACCTCCCTTTCATCCAAGTCATCCGTTGTAAGGAGGTCCGCTTCCGACCTCGGATACCCTCCAGTTGGAACTACAATGACCACAGCTTCTCCGAAATTCAGTACCAGATGTCTCAGGCAGAGAAACTGAAAAAGGGATTTAGGTCTGTAGAAGTCATCAATGATCTGGATAGTAACATGTCAAGCCCTGAGCGACAGATGACTACTAAAACCATAAGTGTGCAGGCTTTGGACgttagtgatgatgatgacgacaatgatgatgatgctgatgacatAATGGAGCTTGGATCAAGGTATGCATCTGGCCAAAGAGATGGCAATGAGACAGAAAACTCCATTCCTGCTGCTCGAGAAGGG